The proteins below are encoded in one region of Aquisphaera giovannonii:
- the tnpC gene encoding IS66 family transposase translates to MSLEITDDLIARQSPEAQAIIRLLLARIAEQDRRIARLEAELKSLRKTPQNSSLPPSTQHPHARPASREARSRRKRGGQPGHRKHERPLIRTEDCQAVVTLMPGGCRRCGTRLSGVDPEPLRHQVWELPEIKPVVTEYQRHRLSCPRCGEGTCAELPAGVPRGQSGPRLIAFVATLMAHFRQSKRRTSLFVTSILNIPCCPSLTVKHQRIATRALQPAYDRLVAALPSQPHLNGDESPTKEGTTKAWLWTFVAGTFTVFALRGSRAATAISELLGEAFAGVMTCDRAKMYWRCGRLQWCWAHLKRDFQALVDHADPQVRRLGHDLMRPTRELFRQWSRCRDGTISRGELGRALAPVRHRVEALLLRGAFSGNPRLTGMCRELYDHRDWLWSFLDADGVNRRTMPVSAHCAMR, encoded by the coding sequence ATGTCGCTGGAAATCACGGACGACCTGATTGCCCGTCAATCGCCTGAAGCGCAGGCGATCATCCGGCTCCTGTTGGCCAGGATCGCCGAGCAAGATCGTCGGATCGCCCGGTTGGAAGCCGAATTGAAGTCGCTGCGCAAGACGCCGCAGAACTCCTCGCTGCCCCCCAGCACTCAGCACCCGCATGCCAGGCCCGCGAGCCGCGAGGCGAGGTCGAGACGGAAAAGGGGCGGGCAGCCCGGGCATCGCAAGCATGAACGTCCCCTGATTCGCACCGAGGACTGCCAGGCGGTCGTCACCCTCATGCCCGGCGGATGTCGCCGTTGTGGGACGAGGTTGTCGGGGGTCGATCCCGAGCCGTTGCGCCATCAAGTCTGGGAACTGCCCGAGATCAAGCCGGTCGTCACGGAGTATCAGCGGCATCGCCTGAGCTGCCCCCGCTGCGGGGAGGGCACGTGTGCCGAACTCCCCGCGGGCGTCCCTCGTGGCCAGTCGGGGCCGCGGCTGATCGCCTTCGTCGCCACGCTCATGGCCCACTTCCGGCAGAGCAAGCGCCGCACGTCGCTATTCGTGACCTCGATCCTGAACATCCCCTGCTGCCCGTCGTTGACCGTCAAGCACCAGCGGATCGCGACCCGGGCGCTGCAGCCCGCGTACGATCGACTCGTGGCCGCCCTGCCATCGCAGCCCCATCTCAACGGGGACGAATCGCCGACCAAGGAAGGCACGACGAAGGCATGGCTGTGGACGTTCGTGGCCGGGACCTTCACGGTGTTCGCCCTCCGCGGCAGTCGCGCCGCCACGGCGATCAGCGAGCTGCTGGGCGAGGCGTTCGCCGGCGTGATGACCTGCGATCGAGCGAAGATGTACTGGCGATGTGGCCGGCTTCAGTGGTGCTGGGCCCATCTGAAGCGGGACTTCCAGGCGCTGGTGGATCATGCCGATCCGCAGGTGCGGCGGCTGGGCCACGACCTGATGCGGCCGACCCGGGAACTGTTTCGGCAATGGTCGCGGTGCCGTGACGGGACGATCAGCCGCGGCGAATTGGGACGGGCCCTGGCGCCGGTCCGCCATCGAGTGGAGGCCTTGCTGCTGCGCGGTGCGTTCAGCGGCAATCCGCGCCTGACGGGCATGTGCCGGGAGCTCTACGATCATCGCGACTGGCTCTGGTCATTCCTGGACGCGGATGGGGTCAACCGACGAACAATGCCGGTGAGCGCTCATTGCGCCATGCGGTGA
- a CDS encoding transposase → MGTEAPTPIVIPVRCAPKKAPCPRCGKRGRRKRTITRRVRTVTYKAVAYLEVTYGEYAARCECSTTFRNTHEGVIPRAAYDNKVRDLVLDRILKDGMSVERTLRSLRRDFLLDPSSGFVYDVLRDRAAQLDMATHRREVLDRFSGALCVDELHLGRFTLLLATDPLNDLPVAFALVAANDQSHMRRFLGNLKTWGLAPEVVVTDGSNLYPAVLAELWPDAAHQLCVFHVIKDINELILDAVRRMRTAMGRRGKAGRKKKRGRKGAKAKAAAKRRGLTVKEKAHFVFKHRHLIVKRRENLTEAERGDLKRALEYPPALATLRRFADRIYWVFDTPKDRHQAACRRSALVRDPAFLAVPELVKAMEQLDEGKFAKLMAYLNDPESRRVRTNNHVERTNRVFRFLEKVRYKWRRRRTLVRFVALTLDGIWREWTRAETRGREVPDEAGCGESQTQTTQQSSQSA, encoded by the coding sequence TCGATGCGCCCCCAAGAAGGCTCCGTGCCCCCGGTGCGGCAAGCGAGGCCGGCGGAAGCGGACGATCACCCGCAGGGTCCGAACCGTCACCTACAAGGCCGTCGCCTACCTGGAGGTCACCTACGGCGAGTACGCCGCCCGATGCGAGTGCTCCACGACCTTCCGCAACACCCACGAGGGTGTGATCCCCAGGGCCGCCTACGACAACAAGGTCCGCGACCTCGTCCTCGATCGCATCCTCAAGGACGGGATGAGCGTCGAACGCACCCTCCGGTCACTCCGGCGCGACTTCCTCCTCGACCCGTCCTCGGGGTTCGTCTACGACGTGCTCCGCGACCGGGCCGCGCAACTCGACATGGCAACGCACCGCCGTGAGGTGCTGGACCGCTTCAGCGGCGCGCTCTGCGTCGACGAACTGCATCTCGGCCGCTTCACCTTGCTGCTGGCCACCGACCCCTTGAATGACCTGCCGGTGGCCTTCGCGCTGGTCGCCGCCAACGATCAGTCGCACATGCGGCGGTTCCTGGGCAACCTCAAGACCTGGGGGTTGGCCCCCGAGGTCGTGGTCACCGACGGGTCGAACCTGTATCCCGCCGTCCTCGCCGAGTTGTGGCCCGACGCGGCGCATCAGCTGTGCGTGTTCCACGTCATCAAGGACATCAACGAGCTGATCCTCGACGCCGTACGCCGGATGCGCACGGCGATGGGCCGGCGGGGCAAGGCCGGCCGCAAGAAGAAGCGGGGCCGCAAGGGGGCCAAGGCCAAGGCCGCCGCGAAGCGACGCGGCCTGACGGTCAAGGAGAAGGCGCACTTCGTGTTCAAGCACCGCCACCTGATCGTGAAGCGCCGCGAGAACTTGACCGAGGCGGAGCGGGGCGACCTGAAGCGGGCCCTGGAATACCCGCCCGCGTTGGCGACGTTGCGGCGATTCGCCGACCGGATCTACTGGGTGTTCGACACGCCCAAGGACCGGCACCAGGCGGCTTGCCGCCGGTCGGCCCTGGTGCGCGATCCCGCGTTCCTGGCGGTCCCCGAGTTGGTCAAGGCGATGGAGCAACTGGACGAGGGGAAGTTCGCCAAGCTGATGGCGTACCTGAACGACCCGGAGAGCCGGCGGGTGCGGACCAATAACCACGTGGAGCGGACCAACCGGGTGTTCCGGTTTCTGGAGAAGGTGCGGTACAAGTGGCGTCGCCGGCGGACGCTGGTGCGATTCGTGGCCTTGACGTTGGATGGCATCTGGCGGGAATGGACCCGGGCCGAAACGAGAGGACGCGAGGTCCCGGATGAAGCCGGGTGTGGCGAGTCGCAAACCCAGACTACACAACAATCAAGTCAGTCCGCATGA